The following are encoded together in the Bombus affinis isolate iyBomAffi1 chromosome 6, iyBomAffi1.2, whole genome shotgun sequence genome:
- the LOC126917265 gene encoding replication factor C subunit 4 has product MQAFLKTGKLGPGEPKKASTSRSKEEHSGSATPWVEKYRPRTVEDVVEQAEVVEVLRQCLTGGDFPNLLFYGPPGTGKTSTILAAARQLFGSLYKERLLELNASDERGIQVVRDKIKSFAQLTAGGMRDDGKGCPPFKIIILDEADSMTNAAQAALRRTMEKESHSTRFCLICNYVSRIIEPLTSRCTKFRFKPLGEDKIVERLEYICKEEDLKATKPVLLKIVEASGGDLRRAITCLQSITRLKGKGTDITVDDIIEIIGIVPDKWLDDLMNVCKTKDYSKAEEFIDQFMLEAYATSQVIEQLSERIIYSNELTDKQKTLIADRLGECNYRLLDGGSEYIQLINLCCGIIKAYELV; this is encoded by the exons ATGCAGGCATTTCTAAAAACAGGCAAATTAGGGCCTGGTGAGCCTAAAAAGGCTTCAACTTCACGTTCGAAGGAAGAACACAGTGGTTCTGCAACGCCATGGGTTGAGAAATA CCGACCAAGAACTGTAGAAGACGTTGTTGAACAGGCAGAGGTAGTAGAGGTATTGCGACAATGTTTAACAGGTGGAGATTTTCCAAATCTATTATTTTATGGCCCACCTGGTACTGGTAAAACAAGTACTATACTAGCCGCGGCCAGACAATTGTTTGGTAGCCTCTACAAAGAAAGACTATTGGAATTAAATGCTTCTGATGAAAGAGGTATCCAAGTTGTAAGAGATAAAATCAAATCTTTCGCACAACTTACAGCAGGTGGTATGAGAGATGA TGGGAAAGGTTGTCCAcctttcaaaattattatctTAGACGAGGCAGATAGTATGACTAATGCTGCACAAGCTGCGCTTCGTCGTACTATGGAAAAAGAATCTCATAGTACCCGGTTTTGTTTAATTTGTAACTATGTATCGAGAATCATAGAACCTTTGACTTCTCGTTGTACAAAATTCAGATTTAAACCATTGGGAGAAGATAAAATTGTTGAGAGATTAGAATATATATGTAAAGAGGAGGACTTGAAGGCAACGAAGCCTGTCCTACTAAAAATTGTCGAAGCCTCAGGTGGAGATTTACGACGCGCCATAACGTGTTTGCAGTCCATTACAAGGTTGAAAGGCAAAGGCACCGATATTACTGTTGATGATATCATTGAAATTATTGGG attGTACCTGATAAATGGTTGGATGATTTAATGAATGTATGCAAGACAAAAGATTATAGCAAGGCAGAGGAATTTATTGATCAATTTATGTTAGAAGCATATGCTACATCTCAA GTTATTGAGCAGCTCAGTGAAAGAATTATATATTCCAATGAATTAACAGATAAGCAGAAAACTCTCATTGCAGATAGACTGGGG GAATGTAATTATAGGTTGCTAGATGGTGGAAGTGAATATATACAACTTATAAATCTTTGTTGCGGTATTATAAAAGCTTATGAATTAGTATAA